In Candidatus Eisenbacteria bacterium, the following are encoded in one genomic region:
- a CDS encoding Hsp20/alpha crystallin family protein, with protein sequence MSPEQNDPFELVQREVERLWRDLVYHRHPGAHFAQLPWAPPADVVVSEDSARVILELAGIPRDAVRVRLEGRMLIVSGRRVPPHELHGAHYHRAEIYFGTFERALELPWEADPNGIQAHYRDGMLEIRIRSAAGRVKDVPIHEGADPAKPR encoded by the coding sequence ATGTCCCCCGAACAAAACGATCCGTTCGAACTCGTTCAGCGCGAGGTCGAGCGCCTGTGGCGGGACCTGGTGTATCACCGCCATCCGGGCGCGCATTTCGCGCAGCTGCCCTGGGCCCCGCCTGCCGATGTCGTGGTGTCCGAAGACTCGGCGCGCGTGATCCTCGAGCTGGCCGGCATTCCTCGAGACGCCGTCCGCGTGCGTCTCGAAGGACGGATGCTGATCGTCAGCGGGCGCCGTGTTCCTCCCCATGAGCTGCACGGTGCTCACTACCATCGCGCGGAAATCTATTTCGGAACGTTCGAGCGCGCCCTCGAGCTGCCCTGGGAGGCCGATCCGAACGGCATCCAGGCTCACTACCGCGACGGCATGCTCGAGATCCGCATTCGCTCGGCTGCCGGCCGCGTCAAGGACGTGCCGATCCACGAAGGCGCGGACCCGGCGAAGCCGAGATGA
- a CDS encoding chromate transporter: protein MSVAAQRTTEASDEVRRDVGLGALARYFIRLGSLGFGGPIALAGSMQRDLVERRRWISAQDYLDGLALAQLMPGPLAAQLAIYFGWVRARVLGATIVAAAFVLPSFLMVLGLAALYVRYGGLPWVGDVFYGVGPVVIAIIARGAVKLAGMTLRRDGLLWMIFGANAVVTAWTGREEVAGILLSGFVVLVLRARTSVGNSLCGITTLASWLVTGASGVASGETLARIAFYFFQAGALVFGSGLAIVPFLRSGVVDGFHWLDERQFMDAIAIGMITPGPVVITVAFIGFLVAGPLGAGVATLAVFVPCYLMVVLPAPHFARVARSRRLRHFVSGVTAAAAGAIAGAVIVLGRRAVFDLPTLGLLVAALFAMRRWPKLPEPTWIALAAVAGLASRSVRG, encoded by the coding sequence GTGAGCGTCGCCGCGCAACGGACGACCGAAGCGAGCGACGAAGTCCGCCGCGACGTCGGCCTGGGCGCGCTGGCTCGCTACTTCATTCGACTCGGCTCGCTGGGATTCGGCGGCCCGATCGCGCTCGCCGGCTCGATGCAGCGCGATCTGGTCGAGCGCCGCCGTTGGATCTCGGCTCAGGACTATCTGGATGGGCTGGCGCTGGCCCAGCTGATGCCGGGCCCTCTCGCGGCGCAGCTCGCGATCTACTTCGGGTGGGTGCGGGCGCGCGTGCTCGGCGCCACGATCGTGGCCGCAGCCTTCGTGCTTCCTTCGTTCCTGATGGTGCTCGGGCTCGCCGCGCTCTATGTCCGGTACGGCGGTCTGCCGTGGGTCGGCGATGTGTTCTACGGCGTCGGACCGGTGGTGATCGCGATCATCGCCCGAGGCGCCGTCAAGCTGGCAGGCATGACGCTCCGGCGCGACGGCCTCCTGTGGATGATCTTCGGCGCGAACGCCGTGGTCACCGCCTGGACCGGCCGCGAAGAAGTGGCGGGCATCCTGCTGAGTGGATTCGTCGTGCTGGTGCTCCGGGCCCGGACTTCGGTTGGCAACTCTCTGTGCGGGATCACCACGCTCGCGTCCTGGCTCGTGACCGGCGCCAGTGGCGTGGCGAGCGGCGAGACGCTGGCGCGCATCGCCTTCTACTTCTTTCAGGCCGGCGCCTTGGTGTTCGGCAGCGGCCTGGCCATCGTGCCGTTTCTCAGGAGCGGGGTCGTCGACGGATTCCACTGGCTCGACGAGCGCCAGTTCATGGACGCCATCGCCATCGGCATGATCACGCCAGGACCCGTGGTGATCACCGTCGCCTTCATTGGCTTCCTGGTGGCGGGACCGCTCGGCGCCGGCGTGGCCACCCTCGCCGTGTTCGTCCCGTGTTACCTGATGGTGGTGCTGCCCGCGCCTCACTTCGCCCGCGTCGCACGGAGCCGGCGCCTGCGGCACTTCGTGAGCGGTGTGACCGCGGCCGCCGCGGGAGCGATCGCCGGTGCGGTGATCGTTCTCGGCCGCCGCGCGGTGTTCGATCTGCCCACCCTGGGTCTGCTGGTCGCGGCGCTGTTCGCGATGCGTCGCTGGCCGAAGCTGCCGGAGCCCACGTGGATCGCGCTGGCGGCCGTGGCCGGTCTGGCCTCGAGGAGCGTGCGCGGCTAA
- a CDS encoding ornithine cyclodeaminase family protein — translation MISSGEVLVLDRRQVAERLTLEECIAAVEKALAAQGRGARYRSQSLGARVERGGFHVKAIVHEQERPWFVAKTNANFPGNPERIGLPTIQGVLLLFDGETGRPLAVMDSAEITLLRTAAATAIAAKHLARPSSHVVTIAGCGEQGRIHLRALRQVLPIDLVYAWDRGACRADRLAAELSIDLGIEIVPIADLAEGTRRSQVIVTCTPSHEPFLTPQHVMPGTFVGAVGADHPEKHEIDPRLMAASTVVVDDIDQCAAMGDLHHALESGDMSRDGVHAELAEIVAGKKPGRTRDREITLFDSTGIALEDAAAAILVFERASAGDDFRKVAMGA, via the coding sequence CATCGCGGCCGTGGAGAAGGCACTGGCCGCGCAGGGCCGCGGGGCGCGGTACCGGTCGCAGTCGCTCGGCGCGCGCGTGGAGCGCGGGGGCTTCCACGTGAAGGCCATCGTGCACGAGCAGGAACGTCCCTGGTTCGTCGCGAAGACGAACGCCAATTTCCCCGGCAATCCCGAGCGCATCGGGCTCCCCACGATCCAGGGGGTGCTGCTGCTCTTCGATGGGGAGACCGGACGTCCGCTGGCGGTGATGGACTCGGCGGAGATCACGTTGCTGCGCACCGCGGCGGCCACGGCCATTGCCGCGAAGCACCTGGCGCGGCCGTCATCGCACGTCGTCACCATCGCGGGATGCGGAGAACAGGGCCGAATCCATCTCAGGGCGCTGCGTCAGGTGCTGCCGATCGATCTCGTCTACGCATGGGACCGCGGAGCTTGCCGGGCGGACCGCTTGGCCGCCGAGCTCTCCATCGATCTCGGCATCGAGATCGTTCCGATCGCCGATCTTGCCGAAGGCACCCGCAGGAGCCAGGTGATCGTGACGTGCACGCCGTCCCATGAACCGTTCCTGACTCCCCAGCACGTGATGCCGGGCACGTTCGTCGGGGCGGTCGGCGCGGATCATCCCGAGAAGCACGAGATCGATCCCCGCCTCATGGCGGCCTCCACGGTCGTGGTGGACGACATCGATCAATGCGCGGCCATGGGCGATCTGCATCACGCCCTCGAGAGTGGGGACATGAGCCGGGATGGAGTCCATGCCGAGCTGGCCGAGATCGTGGCCGGGAAGAAGCCGGGACGGACGCGCGACCGTGAGATCACACTCTTCGATTCCACCGGGATCGCCCTGGAGGATGCGGCGGCGGCCATTCTGGTGTTCGAGCGAGCCTCAGCCGGCGACGATTTCCGCAAGGTCGCGATGGGAGCCTGA
- the lon gene encoding endopeptidase La has protein sequence MSPTRRKPAPKRKTANPRPPARAPRRDRRAVSSDMLRTVSEDVVTPPIVPSGPREVPILPIRHSVLFPFAILPLSVGRRKNRDVVNDVMAGDRTVAVFTQNDPDVEDPKPSDLHPVGTLATVLRMVRLPDERVSIIVQGTGRVSFDAPVKRDPYLVARVTPLTEVEDDDVETEAMSQSLLKGFEQLVTMSQNLPTEAVVAARNQVSPGRLADFMASLLEIPVAEKQRVLETLESKQRLRILNAIVTHQLQVLEVGQQIQESVRETLDARQREFVLRQQLHAIQKELGEGDDAQRQVEELRERLEKAQMPPDVRREAERELERLGRMPPQAAEYTVARTYLEWLGDMPWAMTTEDDLDLSNARKVLDEDHYGLEKIKERILEFLAVRRFKKDARTPVLCFVGPPGTGKTSLGLSIARALGRKFVRQSLGGVRDEAEIRGHRRTYIGALPGNIIRGIRRAGSKNPVFMLDEIDKLASDFHGDPASAMLEVLDPEQNHAFMDHYLDVPFDLSQVLFVTTANYLDPVPPALRDRMEVIELSGYTELEKVAIAKLHLLPKAIAENGLESLGITITDDAILLVIRSYTSEAGLRNLGRELANLLRRTAKQIAEGKSPPLEIGPDRVSELLGPERFQSDMVTRIDAPGAALGLAWTPFGGEVLTVEATAMPGSKGLQLTGQLGDVMRESAHAALSWVRANALTLGIDPGFFDNADLHIHIPAGATAKDGPSAGVTLATALVSLLSNRKVRHGIAMTGEITLLGRVLPVGGLKEKVLAAHRAKLKTVILPAENQKDLEEVPIEVRSHMIFAPVDRIDQVLRLALENPPPIEENGQEPAADDAETTTPITSEPLVAKPPPRP, from the coding sequence ATGAGCCCCACCCGCCGGAAGCCGGCGCCGAAACGCAAGACCGCCAACCCCCGGCCGCCCGCGCGCGCGCCGCGACGTGACAGGAGAGCGGTCTCCAGCGACATGCTGCGCACGGTGTCCGAAGACGTCGTGACGCCTCCGATCGTCCCTTCGGGCCCCCGCGAAGTCCCCATCCTCCCGATCCGGCACTCGGTGCTGTTTCCGTTCGCCATCCTGCCGCTGAGCGTGGGACGCAGGAAGAACCGAGATGTGGTCAACGACGTGATGGCCGGCGACCGCACGGTCGCGGTGTTCACGCAGAACGACCCCGACGTCGAAGATCCGAAGCCGAGCGATCTCCACCCGGTCGGCACGCTGGCGACCGTGCTGCGCATGGTGCGGCTGCCCGACGAGCGCGTGTCCATCATCGTGCAGGGCACGGGCCGCGTGAGCTTCGACGCGCCGGTCAAGCGCGACCCCTATCTGGTGGCACGCGTCACCCCGCTCACCGAGGTCGAGGACGACGACGTCGAGACCGAGGCCATGTCGCAGTCGCTGCTCAAGGGCTTCGAGCAGCTGGTGACGATGTCGCAGAACCTTCCGACCGAAGCGGTGGTCGCTGCACGCAATCAGGTTTCGCCCGGGCGCCTCGCCGACTTCATGGCCTCGCTGCTCGAGATCCCGGTCGCCGAGAAGCAGCGCGTGCTCGAGACTCTGGAGTCCAAGCAGCGGCTGCGCATCCTCAACGCGATCGTCACCCATCAGCTGCAGGTGCTCGAGGTCGGCCAGCAGATCCAGGAGTCGGTGCGTGAGACGCTCGACGCACGCCAGCGAGAGTTCGTGCTGCGCCAGCAGCTGCACGCGATCCAGAAGGAGCTGGGCGAAGGAGACGACGCGCAGCGCCAGGTCGAAGAGCTGCGTGAGCGGCTCGAGAAGGCGCAGATGCCTCCGGACGTCCGGCGCGAGGCCGAGCGCGAGCTCGAGCGCCTCGGGCGCATGCCGCCTCAGGCCGCCGAGTACACGGTGGCGCGCACCTATCTCGAGTGGCTCGGCGACATGCCGTGGGCCATGACCACCGAGGACGACCTCGATCTGTCGAACGCCCGCAAGGTGCTCGACGAAGACCACTACGGGCTGGAGAAGATCAAGGAGCGCATCCTCGAGTTCCTGGCGGTGCGCCGTTTCAAGAAGGACGCACGCACACCCGTGCTGTGCTTCGTGGGCCCCCCGGGGACCGGCAAGACCTCGCTTGGCCTGAGCATCGCGCGCGCCCTGGGCCGCAAGTTCGTGCGCCAGTCGCTCGGCGGCGTGCGGGACGAGGCCGAGATCCGAGGACACCGGCGCACCTACATCGGCGCGCTCCCGGGGAACATCATCCGCGGCATCCGCCGCGCCGGATCGAAGAACCCGGTGTTCATGCTCGACGAGATCGACAAGCTCGCCAGCGATTTCCACGGCGATCCGGCGAGCGCGATGCTCGAGGTGCTGGACCCCGAGCAGAACCACGCGTTCATGGACCATTACCTCGACGTGCCGTTCGATCTGTCGCAGGTGCTGTTCGTCACCACCGCGAACTACCTCGACCCGGTGCCGCCGGCGCTCCGCGACCGCATGGAGGTCATCGAGCTCTCGGGATACACCGAGCTCGAGAAGGTCGCGATCGCCAAGCTCCATCTGCTGCCCAAGGCGATCGCCGAGAACGGTCTCGAGTCGCTCGGCATCACGATCACGGACGACGCGATTCTGCTGGTGATCCGCTCGTACACGAGCGAGGCCGGACTCCGGAACCTCGGACGCGAGCTGGCGAATCTGTTGCGCAGGACCGCCAAGCAGATCGCTGAAGGCAAGTCGCCCCCGCTCGAGATCGGGCCTGACCGGGTCTCCGAGCTGCTCGGCCCCGAGCGCTTCCAGTCCGACATGGTGACGCGCATCGACGCGCCGGGAGCCGCGCTCGGCCTGGCCTGGACGCCATTCGGCGGCGAAGTGCTCACCGTCGAGGCCACGGCGATGCCTGGCTCGAAGGGGCTTCAGCTCACCGGACAGCTCGGGGACGTGATGCGGGAATCCGCGCACGCCGCTCTCTCCTGGGTGCGCGCCAACGCCTTGACCCTCGGGATCGATCCCGGCTTCTTCGACAACGCCGATCTTCACATCCACATCCCCGCGGGAGCGACCGCGAAGGATGGACCCTCCGCGGGCGTCACCTTGGCGACCGCGCTGGTGAGCCTGCTGAGCAATCGCAAGGTGCGGCATGGCATCGCGATGACCGGCGAGATCACGCTGCTGGGGCGGGTGCTGCCCGTGGGCGGGCTCAAGGAGAAGGTCCTGGCGGCGCATCGCGCCAAGCTCAAGACCGTGATCCTGCCGGCGGAGAACCAGAAGGATCTCGAGGAGGTGCCGATCGAGGTGCGCTCACACATGATCTTTGCACCCGTGGATCGCATCGACCAGGTGCTGCGCCTGGCGCTCGAGAATCCGCCGCCGATCGAGGAGAACGGCCAGGAGCCGGCGGCCGACGACGCGGAAACCACGACTCCGATCACGTCCGAGCCGCTGGTGGCGAAGCCTCCCCCGCGGCCTTAG